A genomic segment from Saimiri boliviensis isolate mSaiBol1 chromosome 14, mSaiBol1.pri, whole genome shotgun sequence encodes:
- the BLVRB gene encoding flavin reductase (NADPH) yields MAVKKIAIFGATGQTGLTTLAQAVQAGYEVTVLVRDSSRLPSEGPQPAHVVVGDVLQAADVDKTVAGQDAVIVLLGTRNDLSPTTVMSEGARNIVAAMKAHGVDKVVACTSAFLLWDPSKVPPRLQAVTDDHIRMHKVLQESGLKYVAVMPPHIGDQPLTGAYTVTLDGRGPSRVISKHDLGHFMLHCLTTDEYDGHSTYPSHQYQ; encoded by the exons ATGGCCGTCAAGAAGATCGCGATCTTCGGCGCCACTGGCCAGACCGGGCTCACCACTCTGGCGCAGGCGGTGCAAGCAG GTTACGAAGTGACGGTGCTGGTGCGGGACTCCTCCAGGCTGCCTTCGGAGGGGCCCCAGCCGGCCCACGTCGTAGTGGGGGATGTTCTACAGGCAGCCGATGTGGACAAGACTGTGGCTGGGCAGGACGCTGTCATCGTGCTGCTGGGCACCCGCAATGACCTCA GTCCCACTACAGTGATGTCCGAGGGTGCCCGGAACATTGTGGCAGCCATGAAGGCTCACGGTGTGGACAAGGTCGTGGCCTGTACCTCGG CCTTCCTGCTCTGGGACCCCAGCAAGGTGCCCCCACGACTGCAGGCCGTGACCGATGACCACATCCGGATGCACAAGGTGCTGCAGGAGTCAGGCCTGAAGTATGTGGCTGTGATGCCACCACACATAG GAGACCAGCCGCTAACTGGGGCGTACACGGTGACCCTGGATGGACGAGGGCCCTCGAGGGTCATCTCCAAACATGACCTGGGCCACTTCATGCTGCACTGCCTCACCACCGATGAGTATGACGGGCACAGCACCTATCCCTCCCACCAGTACCAGTAG
- the SERTAD3 gene encoding SERTA domain-containing protein 3, producing the protein MVGGLKRKHSDLEEEEEERWEWSPAGLRSYQQALLRISLDKVQRSLGPRAPSLRRHVLIHNTLQQLQATLPLAPAPALPPEPLFLGEEDFSLSATIGSILRELETSMDESPQNPVAPLSLQNEVPPQPDPVFLEALSSRYLGDSGLDDFFLDIDTSVVEKEPAWAPPEPPHNLFCAPGSWEWNELDHIMEIILGS; encoded by the coding sequence ATGGTGGGAGGCTTGAAGCGGAAACACTCTGAtttagaagaggaggaagaggagaggtggGAGTGGAGTCCAGCAGGCCTTCGGAGCTACCAGCAAGCCCTGCTCCGCATCTCCCTAGACAAAGTCCAGCGCAGCCTGGGCCCCCGAGCACCCAGCCTCCGCAGGCATGTCCTCATCCACAACACCCTCCAGCAGCTGCAGGCCACACTTCCCTtggctcctgcccctgccctgccccccgAGCCCCTCTTCCTGGGCGAGGAGGATTTCTCCCTGTCGGCCACCATTGGCTCTATCCTCAGGGAGCTGGAGACCTCCATGGATGAGTCCCCTCAGAATCCAGTGGCTCCCTTGAGCCTCCAGAATGAAGTGCCACCCCAGCCTGATCCAGTCTTCTTAGAAGCTCTGAGCTCCCGGTACCTGGGGGACTCTGGCCTGGACGACTTCTTTCTGGACATTGACACATCTGTGGTGGAAAAGGAGCCTGCATGGGCCCCACCGGAGCCTCCTCACAATCTCTTCTGTGCCCCAGGTTCCTGGGAGTGGAATGAACTGGATCACATCATGGAAATCATCCTGGGATCCTAA